In Aspergillus fumigatus Af293 chromosome 6, whole genome shotgun sequence, the genomic window TGAAGCCTGGGGCCGAGTGAGTACCCCATTTCCCCAGTTCTTTTTTCTAGTACTAATAAGTCTCCTTTTCCAAAGCCAAGGAACGATGTATATGGGCCTTACAATCCGTCGTACCTTCAGACTTCTGGCCCCAAGTCACATACTCAGTCTCCGGCTGTGACGGGCACGTCGGTAGTAGCGGTCAAATTCGGTGGAGGAGTTGCAATCGCCGCTGATAACTTGGGTACGTAAAATGGGGGATCTGCTTTGCAGCACACGCACAACTGACCCGAAGAATCTATCAATAGCATCATATGGCTCTCTTGCTCGATTCTCGGACGTCAAGCGTCTACGTGTATTCGGTGAATCTGCCGTCATTGGATTCAGTGGTGACGTGTCTGATATGCAGCATATCGATCGCCTTCTGGAGTCGATTGATATCCGAGAGAACTACTCAACCCATGGAAACACGCTGAATGCGAAAAATCTCCATACCTATTTGTCCAAGGTTTTTTACAAGCGACGTTCGGAGTTCAATCCACTGTGGAATCAAGTCCTTGTTGCCGGGTTCGACGGTAACAACCAGCCTTTCTTGAGCTCTGCAGATTTGCTCGGAACAACATTTTCAGCGCCACACCTTGCAACTGGATTCGGTGCTCATCTCGCTATTCCGATCCTGCGTCGACTGTTTCCCGAGGAAAAGCCTGTTGAAGAAATTACCAAGGAAGAGGCGGTGAATGCGTTGAAAGAGTGTCTCAAAGTTTTGTGGTACAGAGATGCACGGAGTCTCGACAAGTTCTCGTTGGCAGTGATTACCAAGGAAGGGGTGGAGATGCATGAGGACCAGAAGATTGAGAAGCAGAGCTGGGCATTCGCTGAGTCCATCAGGGGATACGGAGCTCAGGTTAACTGATCTTCGGACGGGGCTCCCTCGCTTGAGCTCACTGGGGTGATAGATTTGTGATAAGAGGATGACGCTACGATGAGGGCCTAGGCGATCTCTGAGAAACACTGATGATATCTGACATTTCATTTATGCTATTCACTCAGCTTTGCAGGTCAATTACAGATCTGTCGTAACCGAAGCCTACGGGGACATGGTTGCTCTTTAAAGCTTAGCAGAGGGCCTGTCAAAGACAACTCGGTTCACGCATGACCCCACTCCTTCAAGGGACACTTCAACCTGATCACCGTCTTTCAGCCACAGGGCGGGCTTTCGGCCCATGCCCACCCCCTGCGGTCTGCAATTAGGCAACAAGTTAGCTTTTCCTCGATTCAAATATTGTATCATTAATGGGAGTAATGATATGGTAAGGCAAAAAACTCACGTTCCAGTAAAGATTAGGTCCCCCGGTAACAGGGTGGTGCCTTGAGACAGAAATGCCACAACCTTTGCAACGCTGAAAATCATGTCCCTAGTAGAGGAAGACTGAACGACTTGGCCATTGAGCCTCGTCGAGATATGGAGTGCGTTGGGATGACGGATCAACCGCGAGGACACGATGCCTGGTCCAAACGGCGCCCAACCATCAAACCCTTTCCCAAGACCCCATTGACCGCCCCCTCGCTTGATCTGCCAATCCCGGTGAGAGACATCGTTACCCACGGCGTAGCCCAGCACGTAGTCTAGAGCCCGGCTCTCAGGGACATCTTTGGCTTCCTTGCCGATGACAATAACGAGTTCGCATTCATAATCGAGACCTTCACCTTCTTGCGCCATGGTGGATATCGGAATGTCATCTCTGGGGCCCGCGATAGACGTGACTGGTTTGTAGAATAGAACGGGATATTTTGGGATTGGGAGGTTGGACTCTCTTGCATGTTGCTCATAGTTCAGACCCAGGCAGCGGACCGTCCTGATGTCTTTCCTGGCCAGAGGCGCAAGAAGCATCTGAACTTCGGAGACCTGGTCTGTGACATAGTGCTGTCCGAAGATGTCACCCTGGATCACCTTTGCCTTGGTCACTTTGGCAAGGTCGCTGACGCCCACCGGGAGAATGGCATCACCGTAGTAAACCTGGCCGTCTTTGGCCAAGAATCGAATGAGTCGCTGTCCGGACAATGATGATATGGATAAGCATTTGAACAGCTATTCAGTACAAATTCGGGATTGGGGTTATTAtgaaagaagggaagacATTGTCCTACTAGTGAAGCGAAGGGAAAATGGCTGGTCTTCGTGTTTAACGATAAGATAGGATAAATGACAAATGCGCCATACTTACAGAGAACGTGGACATGTTGACGACTTCAATTGGTCATCAGAACAGGGTGTATCAACTGGATGTTGTAGATAGTGGGGGTATATACTTGGCATACAAAATATGTGAATGAATAGGTACGAAGTTGGATAGTTGGTCTGGTTCGGATAGAGTCTATCAACAGTCGGTATATTTATACTGTACATGGTTTCTCGGCCGGAACAGGAGCTGCCCTTGTCCCAAACCAGCGGAAATCTAGATTGTTGACTAGATCGTTGTTAAACATTTTGGATTTGCTCTCTGTAATACCATGTGTGGTCGTTGATAATGTTAGTGGTTTAAAATTCATCCACCAATTTCACGTTTCCCTACCTGTCTGGCGCGTCTCTTCGAGTATTGCTCCTGTGAGGACTATTTGTGCCTTGTGTCCCAAGGCTTACGGAGTATTCAAGGGAATCTGGAGATGCTAAGCTTTCATCCGGAACTATCTATGGGGCCAATGGCCGCTTGACCATCAAAACCAGGTTCTCCAACCAACATTCATCACTCAACTTCGTTCAAATATCAGACTAGGACCGACCGTACTGAGAAGTTTCCAGTAAAAATATAACGCCATCGATGGCCCGTCTTTCAGGTCTTCAGAGGGAGGTCCTGTCTCTCTATAGAAAGTGTCTGAGAGAAATCAGGAAAAAGCCTTCAGTGAGTTTCCTCTTTAGTCTACATGATGAACTTGTCAGTAAAGCATTCTTTTGGCTGATTGAATCGATACTGTAGGAAACAAGGGGCAATTTCAAAGCTTACACAAGGTATATCAGAAAGAAGGTCTAGCAGCGTGACTGACAGAGATCTTGAAATGCACGCACTTCTTCAATAAATCCGCTAACTCCCCAATAGAGCAGAGTTTCGAAAGAATATGTCCGTCAGCAAGAAGGATTTTAGTGCGATAGAATATCTACTGCGCAAAGGGAACAGGCAGCTTGAGATGTATTCATCCCCTGGTATCCGAAACATCCGGTAATTGCGGTGTGTGTTCGGATGAAGAGTTTGTGACCAACAACGACAGAGGCATTGATCTCTCCAACTATCCTCAAAGCAACTACCAACGGTCATGACCAAGCAACTGTACGATCGGCGTCATTGGATTAGGACAGTCTGTGCCAATGCATCAGAACCTCATAACGATCACGTGACTTCTCCGAACGTGGAAGGTTCTCGCATGTTCCGAGGATCAAATTCATCCTGAAGCCTCGAGAGCTATCTTGAGAGTTCGAGTCGTCGCGTCGAATAGCTAGGAGATGCCAGTGTCTTCTAGATGCCCACTAATTCTCGACAATATGGAGATACCAGTGCTTTCTAGAATAACATTCGATCACTATAATAATCACTCAAAGCTCGTTGAATGTAGAAGCATCAGATTACAGACAAACATTATCGGACACAAAGCAAGATATTTAATACATTTTTCAAACTACCTTCATTGTCGCTCTCAGCTACAATTTGCATTTCTGCGAAACCACATACATTACGTTTCCTTAAACTACAAACATGGCATTCCCACGCTTTTCGACCG contains:
- the pre4 gene encoding proteasome core particle subunit beta 7, with amino-acid sequence MNHFPEAWGRPRNDVYGPYNPSYLQTSGPKSHTQSPAVTGTSVVAVKFGGGVAIAADNLASYGSLARFSDVKRLRVFGESAVIGFSGDVSDMQHIDRLLESIDIRENYSTHGNTLNAKNLHTYLSKVFYKRRSEFNPLWNQVLVAGFDGNNQPFLSSADLLGTTFSAPHLATGFGAHLAIPILRRLFPEEKPVEEITKEEAVNALKECLKVLWYRDARSLDKFSLAVITKEGVEMHEDQKIEKQSWAFAESIRGYGAQVN
- a CDS encoding fumarylacetoacetate hydrolase family protein; amino-acid sequence: MSTFSLFKCLSISSLSGQRLIRFLAKDGQVYYGDAILPVGVSDLAKVTKAKVIQGDIFGQHYVTDQVSEVQMLLAPLARKDIRTVRCLGLNYEQHARESNLPIPKYPVLFYKPVTSIAGPRDDIPISTMAQEGEGLDYECELVIVIGKEAKDVPESRALDYVLGYAVGNDVSHRDWQIKRGGGQWGLGKGFDGWAPFGPGIVSSRLIRHPNALHISTRLNGQVVQSSSTRDMIFSVAKVVAFLSQGTTLLPGDLIFTGT